A stretch of the Panicum virgatum strain AP13 chromosome 9N, P.virgatum_v5, whole genome shotgun sequence genome encodes the following:
- the LOC120692603 gene encoding auxin-responsive protein SAUR71-like produces MAWKRKIGGGGGESPSRAAAGSGEEEKVPRGHVPMVAGGGCGEGGEGERVLVPVRLLGDPCVTELLDMAARRYGYRQPGVLRVPCDAGHFRRVLDGAAQRCGTSSD; encoded by the coding sequence ATGGCGTGGAAGAGgaagatcggcggcggcggcggcgagtcgccctcccgggctgccgccggctccggcgaggaggagaaggTCCCGAGGGGCCACGTCCccatggtcgccggcggcggctgcggcgaggGGGGAGAAGGCGAGCGCGTGCTGGTGCCGGTGAGGCTGCTCGGCGACCCGTGCGTCACGGAGCTGCTGgacatggcggcgcggcggtacGGGTACCGCCAGCCGGGCGTGCTGCGGGTGCCCTGCGACGCGGGGCACTTCCGCCGCGTCCTCGACGGCGCCGCGCAGAGGTGCGGGACCAGCTCCGACTAA
- the LOC120692480 gene encoding auxin-responsive protein SAUR71-like, whose product MVWKRKSGGGGDEEERVPRGHVPMVVAGGGERVLVPVRLLSDPRVAELLEMAAQRYGYGQPGVLRVPCDAGRFRQVVDGAMQRLVELHGHEMGGRAPHVCGDSACSLVLLPDD is encoded by the coding sequence ATGGTGTGGAAGaggaagagcggcggcggcggggacgaggaGGAGAGGGTGCCCAGGGGCCACGTCCCcatggtggtggccggcggaggcgagcgCGTGTTGGTGCCGGTGCGGCTGCTCAGCGACCCGCGCGTCGCGGAGCTGCTGGAAATGGCGGCGCAGCGGTACGGGTACGGCCAGCCGGGCGTGCTGCGGGTGCCCTGCGACGCGGGGCGGTTCCGCCAGGTCGTCGACGGCGCCATGCAGAGACTAGTAGAGCTGCATGGCCACGAGATGGGAGGACGCGCCCCCCATGTGTGCGGCGACAGTGCTTGTAGTCTTGTACTCCTACCAGATGATTGA